From a region of the Alnus glutinosa chromosome 1, dhAlnGlut1.1, whole genome shotgun sequence genome:
- the LOC133867275 gene encoding uncharacterized protein LOC133867275: MSLLPHRSSVWLPLILCVLGIGFGSDFGHALKVPFRVKDVLPVLPREISWPVLNNFHSAVDLLPAFVGSVSPYNGTAEWKGACFYGNEARLEFTEGDRDEPEGLGGGVLYLKTSAAHSWSCMDLYVFATPYRITWDYYFSAREHTLKFDSWEEHAELEYVKQHGISVFLMPSGMLGTLLSLVDVLPLFSNTVWGQNANLAFLKNHMGASFEKRPQPWVATINPDDVHSGDFLAVSKIRGRWGGFETLEKWVTGAFAGHTAVCLKDEMGNLWVGESGHENEEGEEIIVVIPWDEWWELALKDSSNPQIALLPLHPELRAKFNSTAAWEYARSMAGKPYGYHNMIFSWIDTVTDNYPPPLDAHLVISVMSMWTRMQPAYAANMWNEALNKRLGTEDLDLYDMLAETEKRGIAFDQLLTIPEQDEWVYSDGKSTTCVAFILAMYKEAGILGPISSSIQVTEFTIRDAYMLKIFDDNQTRLPSWCNNEDGRLPFCQILGEYWMELPQYNTVEPYASMNENCPSLPPNYDRPVQC; encoded by the exons ATGTCCCTCCTCCCCCACCGATCCTCCGTATGGCTGCCGCTGATACTGTGCGTTTTGGGGATAGGGTTCGGGTCGGATTTCGGGCACGCTCTGAAGGTGCCGTTTCGGGTCAAGGATGTGCTTCCCGTGCTCCCACGTGAGATATCGTGGCCGGTGCTGAACAACTTCCACAGCGCCGTGGACTTGTTGCCGGCTTTCGTGGGATCGGTGAGTCCATACAACGGCACGGCTGAGTGGAAGGGAGCGTGCTTTTACGGCAACGAGGCTCGCCTAGAGTTCACCGAAGGCGACCGGGACGAGCCGGAGGGCTTGGGAGGCGGCGTTCTCTATCTCAAG ACATCTGCAGCGCACAGCTGGAGCTGCATGGATCTGTATGTCTTTGCAACGCCCTACAGGATTACATGGGATTACTACTTCTCTGCTAGAGAACATACATTGAAATTTGATTCATGGGAAGAGCATGCAGAGTTAGAATAT GTTAAGCAGCATGGGATTTCTGTATTTCTTATGCCATCAGGAATGCTTGGGACCCTGCTTTCTTTAGTGGATGTCTTGCCTTTGTTTTCAAACACTGTATGGGGTCAGAATGCTAACCTAGCTTTTTTGAAGAATCACATGGGTGCCTCATTTGAAAAACGTCCTCAGCCTTGGGTTGCAACTATAAATCCTGATGATGTTCATTCTGGTGATTTCTTAGCCGTATCAAAGATCCGTGGTCGGTGGGGTGGATTTGAGACATTAGAAAAATGGGTAACTGGTGCTTTTGCTGGTCATACAGCTGTTTGTTTGAAGGATGAAATGGGTAATCTTTGGGTTGGTGAATCCGGGCATGAGAATGAAGAG GGTGAAGAAATTATTGTGGTAATTCCATGGGATGAATGGTGGGAGTTGGCACTAAAGGATAGTTCTAATCCACAGATAGCCTTGCTTCCCTTGCATCCGGAGTTGCGTGCAAAGTTCAACTCCACTGCAGCATGGGAATATGCTCGGAGCATGGCAGGCAAGCCGTATGGCTATCACAACATGATATTTAGTTGGATTGACACTGTGACTGACAACTATCCTCCACCTCTTGATGCTCACTTG GTCATTTCTGTCATGTCTATGTGGACTAGAATGCAGCCAGCATATGCTGCAAATATGTGGAATGAAGCTCTAAACAAGCGACTAGGGACTGAG GATTTGGACTTGTATGACATGCTAGCTGAAACTGAAAAGCGTGGCATAGCATTTGATCAATTGCTTACCATTCCAGAACAAGATGAATGGGTGTATAGCGATGGGAAATCGACAACCTGTGTCGCATTTATCCTTGCAATGTATAAAGAGGCTGGAATTTTGGGACCTATTTCTAGTTCTATTCAAGTAACGGAGTTTACT ATTCGCGACGCATATATGCTTAAGATTTTTGATGATAATCAAACACGGCTACCAAGTTGGTGCAACAATGAGGATGGACGGCTCCCATTCTGCCAGATTCTTGGTGAGTATTGGATGGAACTGCCTCAGTATAACACGGTAGAGCCATATGCCAGCATGAATGAGAATTGCCCCTCCTTACCTCCTAATTATGATAGGCCCGTTCAATGTTAA
- the LOC133867285 gene encoding uncharacterized protein LOC133867285 isoform X2 — MTLAVKEVTMECAGKGRGARCLGPPRRRCDRCGAVAYCSASHQILHWNDHKEECKRLEQQMKCVDVLNDFPFTFSQEATLQVLEKESRCLFLSKRGVHKEGMWLYECCCGESVTSSDRSRSNDVWHLPRILCPCNEPEYPISKQLSSWKDYYEWRCIPLHSLAALLLHWPLTIYHATQAILGSSTPEIRDKLYIHYLGPEKELLQLAVFAELHALFPGVHVHIELVGPEIPQNRDGERINLCNYAHCLETDCICKSLSENLSWDVQTRRTSKVTLQLRRGFYHDRYKDIAKDFSPHLVIAPNAGIAAYSSWLPTIELIKEINVPAVFSDYCEEACHLGACCISTVTGHPPTFPIQLNPFRQPMVVENSALFLPCYSNCFLFGI; from the exons ATGACTTTGGCTGTGAAGGAAGTGACCATGGAGTGTGCCGGAAAAGGGAGGGGAGCTCGGTGTTTAGGCCCACCCAGAAGGCGCTGTGACCGGTGCGGAGCCGTTGCCTATTGTTCCGCCTCTCACCAG ATTTTGCACTGGAATGATCATAAAGAAGAGTGCAAAAGATTAGAACAACAAATGAAATGCGTAGATGTCTTGAATGACTTTCCTTTCACATTTTCTCAAGAAGCTACACTTCAG GTCCTTGAAAAGGAGAGTCGATGTTTATTCTTGAGCAAAAGGGGCGTCCATAAAGAGGGAATGTGGTTGTATGAATGCTGTTGTGGGGAGTCAGTTACTTCCTCTGATCGTTCCAg GTCAAATGATGTTTGGCATCTTCCGAGAATCTTGTGCCCATGTAATG AGCCTGAATATCCAATATCAAAGCAGTTAAGTAGTTGGAAAGACTACTATGAGTGGAGGTGCATTCCACTTCATTCCCTTGCTGCTTTGCTTCTTCATTGG cCACTTACGATATATCATGCCACTCAAGCTATTCTGGGAAGCTCGACTCCTGAAATAAGGGACAAACTTTATATACACTATCTTG GGCCTGAGAAAGAGCTTTTGCAGCTCGCTGTCTTTGCTGAGTTGCATGCACTTTTTCCTGGCGTGCATGTACATATAGAGCTTGTTGGACCTGAAATTCCACAAAATAG GGATGGTGAGAGGATTAATCTTTGCAATTATGCTCATTGCCTTGAGACAGATTGCATTTGCAAATCTTTAAGTGAGAATTTGAGCTGGGATGTACAGACTCGTAGAACGTCAAAAGTGACATTGCAGCTTCGAAGAGGTTTTTATCATGACCGTTATAAGGATATAGCAAAG GATTTCTCTCCTCATTTGGTGATTGCTCCAAATGCTGGCATTGCTGCTTATTCAAGTTGGTTGCCAACAATT GAGCTAATAAAGGAGATAAATGTCCCAGCAGTCTTCTCCGATTACTGTGAAGAAGCTTGTCATCTTGGAGCTTGTTGCATAAGCACTGTAACTGGGCATCCTCCCACATTTCCT ATTCAATTAAACCCATTCAGGCAGCCAATGGTGGTTGAAAACAGTGCTCTATTTCTTCCTTGCTATAGTAATTGCTTCCTTTTCGGGATTTGA
- the LOC133867285 gene encoding uncharacterized protein LOC133867285 isoform X1: MTLAVKEVTMECAGKGRGARCLGPPRRRCDRCGAVAYCSASHQILHWNDHKEECKRLEQQMKCVDVLNDFPFTFSQEATLQVLEKESRCLFLSKRGVHKEGMWLYECCCGESVTSSDRSSRSNDVWHLPRILCPCNEPEYPISKQLSSWKDYYEWRCIPLHSLAALLLHWPLTIYHATQAILGSSTPEIRDKLYIHYLGPEKELLQLAVFAELHALFPGVHVHIELVGPEIPQNRDGERINLCNYAHCLETDCICKSLSENLSWDVQTRRTSKVTLQLRRGFYHDRYKDIAKDFSPHLVIAPNAGIAAYSSWLPTIELIKEINVPAVFSDYCEEACHLGACCISTVTGHPPTFPIQLNPFRQPMVVENSALFLPCYSNCFLFGI, from the exons ATGACTTTGGCTGTGAAGGAAGTGACCATGGAGTGTGCCGGAAAAGGGAGGGGAGCTCGGTGTTTAGGCCCACCCAGAAGGCGCTGTGACCGGTGCGGAGCCGTTGCCTATTGTTCCGCCTCTCACCAG ATTTTGCACTGGAATGATCATAAAGAAGAGTGCAAAAGATTAGAACAACAAATGAAATGCGTAGATGTCTTGAATGACTTTCCTTTCACATTTTCTCAAGAAGCTACACTTCAG GTCCTTGAAAAGGAGAGTCGATGTTTATTCTTGAGCAAAAGGGGCGTCCATAAAGAGGGAATGTGGTTGTATGAATGCTGTTGTGGGGAGTCAGTTACTTCCTCTGATCGTTCCAg cagGTCAAATGATGTTTGGCATCTTCCGAGAATCTTGTGCCCATGTAATG AGCCTGAATATCCAATATCAAAGCAGTTAAGTAGTTGGAAAGACTACTATGAGTGGAGGTGCATTCCACTTCATTCCCTTGCTGCTTTGCTTCTTCATTGG cCACTTACGATATATCATGCCACTCAAGCTATTCTGGGAAGCTCGACTCCTGAAATAAGGGACAAACTTTATATACACTATCTTG GGCCTGAGAAAGAGCTTTTGCAGCTCGCTGTCTTTGCTGAGTTGCATGCACTTTTTCCTGGCGTGCATGTACATATAGAGCTTGTTGGACCTGAAATTCCACAAAATAG GGATGGTGAGAGGATTAATCTTTGCAATTATGCTCATTGCCTTGAGACAGATTGCATTTGCAAATCTTTAAGTGAGAATTTGAGCTGGGATGTACAGACTCGTAGAACGTCAAAAGTGACATTGCAGCTTCGAAGAGGTTTTTATCATGACCGTTATAAGGATATAGCAAAG GATTTCTCTCCTCATTTGGTGATTGCTCCAAATGCTGGCATTGCTGCTTATTCAAGTTGGTTGCCAACAATT GAGCTAATAAAGGAGATAAATGTCCCAGCAGTCTTCTCCGATTACTGTGAAGAAGCTTGTCATCTTGGAGCTTGTTGCATAAGCACTGTAACTGGGCATCCTCCCACATTTCCT ATTCAATTAAACCCATTCAGGCAGCCAATGGTGGTTGAAAACAGTGCTCTATTTCTTCCTTGCTATAGTAATTGCTTCCTTTTCGGGATTTGA
- the LOC133867285 gene encoding uncharacterized protein LOC133867285 isoform X3, protein MKCVDVLNDFPFTFSQEATLQVLEKESRCLFLSKRGVHKEGMWLYECCCGESVTSSDRSSRSNDVWHLPRILCPCNEPEYPISKQLSSWKDYYEWRCIPLHSLAALLLHWPLTIYHATQAILGSSTPEIRDKLYIHYLGPEKELLQLAVFAELHALFPGVHVHIELVGPEIPQNRDGERINLCNYAHCLETDCICKSLSENLSWDVQTRRTSKVTLQLRRGFYHDRYKDIAKDFSPHLVIAPNAGIAAYSSWLPTIELIKEINVPAVFSDYCEEACHLGACCISTVTGHPPTFPIQLNPFRQPMVVENSALFLPCYSNCFLFGI, encoded by the exons ATGAAATGCGTAGATGTCTTGAATGACTTTCCTTTCACATTTTCTCAAGAAGCTACACTTCAG GTCCTTGAAAAGGAGAGTCGATGTTTATTCTTGAGCAAAAGGGGCGTCCATAAAGAGGGAATGTGGTTGTATGAATGCTGTTGTGGGGAGTCAGTTACTTCCTCTGATCGTTCCAg cagGTCAAATGATGTTTGGCATCTTCCGAGAATCTTGTGCCCATGTAATG AGCCTGAATATCCAATATCAAAGCAGTTAAGTAGTTGGAAAGACTACTATGAGTGGAGGTGCATTCCACTTCATTCCCTTGCTGCTTTGCTTCTTCATTGG cCACTTACGATATATCATGCCACTCAAGCTATTCTGGGAAGCTCGACTCCTGAAATAAGGGACAAACTTTATATACACTATCTTG GGCCTGAGAAAGAGCTTTTGCAGCTCGCTGTCTTTGCTGAGTTGCATGCACTTTTTCCTGGCGTGCATGTACATATAGAGCTTGTTGGACCTGAAATTCCACAAAATAG GGATGGTGAGAGGATTAATCTTTGCAATTATGCTCATTGCCTTGAGACAGATTGCATTTGCAAATCTTTAAGTGAGAATTTGAGCTGGGATGTACAGACTCGTAGAACGTCAAAAGTGACATTGCAGCTTCGAAGAGGTTTTTATCATGACCGTTATAAGGATATAGCAAAG GATTTCTCTCCTCATTTGGTGATTGCTCCAAATGCTGGCATTGCTGCTTATTCAAGTTGGTTGCCAACAATT GAGCTAATAAAGGAGATAAATGTCCCAGCAGTCTTCTCCGATTACTGTGAAGAAGCTTGTCATCTTGGAGCTTGTTGCATAAGCACTGTAACTGGGCATCCTCCCACATTTCCT ATTCAATTAAACCCATTCAGGCAGCCAATGGTGGTTGAAAACAGTGCTCTATTTCTTCCTTGCTATAGTAATTGCTTCCTTTTCGGGATTTGA